One region of Baekduia soli genomic DNA includes:
- the hpnH gene encoding adenosyl-hopene transferase HpnH, whose protein sequence is MGAYIARQKLLRRDKYPLILELEPLFQCNLACEGCGKIQHPEHELRRRMPVQDAIDAVEECGAPMVSIAGGEPLIHPEIDEIVRQLVARKKFVYLCTNALLMERKLDKFTPGPYFSWAVHIDGLAERHDASVAREGTFDKAVSAIRAAKAAGFRVTTNTTFFTHDSPETIRSVLDFLNDELEVDEMMISPAYAYEKAPDQEHFLGVRQTRELFKAAFADGRRKRWRLNHSPLFLDFLEGKADFACTPWGIPSYSLFGWQRPCYLMGDGYTKTYKELLETTDWDAYGRGKDPRCENCMAHCGYEPTAVVATSQSLKQSLRALVGA, encoded by the coding sequence ATGGGCGCCTACATCGCCCGTCAGAAGCTGCTGCGCCGCGACAAGTACCCGCTGATCCTCGAGCTCGAGCCGCTCTTCCAGTGCAACCTGGCCTGCGAGGGCTGCGGCAAGATCCAGCATCCCGAGCACGAGCTGCGCCGCCGCATGCCCGTGCAGGACGCCATCGACGCCGTGGAGGAATGCGGCGCCCCGATGGTCTCCATCGCCGGGGGCGAGCCGCTCATCCATCCCGAGATCGACGAGATCGTGCGCCAGCTCGTCGCGCGCAAGAAGTTCGTCTACCTGTGCACGAACGCGCTGCTCATGGAGCGCAAGCTCGACAAGTTCACGCCCGGCCCCTATTTCAGCTGGGCCGTGCACATCGACGGGCTCGCCGAGCGTCACGACGCCTCCGTCGCCCGCGAGGGGACGTTCGACAAGGCCGTCTCGGCGATCCGCGCCGCCAAGGCCGCGGGCTTCCGGGTCACGACGAACACGACGTTCTTCACGCACGACTCGCCCGAGACGATCCGGTCGGTCCTGGACTTCCTCAACGACGAGCTCGAGGTCGACGAGATGATGATCTCGCCGGCCTACGCCTACGAGAAGGCGCCCGACCAGGAGCACTTCCTCGGCGTGCGCCAGACGCGCGAGCTGTTCAAGGCCGCGTTCGCCGACGGCCGGCGCAAGCGCTGGCGGCTGAACCACAGCCCGCTGTTCCTGGACTTCCTGGAGGGCAAGGCCGACTTCGCCTGCACGCCCTGGGGCATCCCGAGCTACTCGCTGTTCGGCTGGCAGCGCCCGTGCTACCTCATGGGCGACGGCTACACGAAGACCTACAAGGAGCTCCTGGAGACCACCGACTGGGACGCCTACGGGCGCGGGAAGGACCCGCGCTGCGAGAACTGCATGGCCCACTGCGGCTACGAGCCGACCGCCGTCGTCGCGACGTCGCAGTCGCTCAAGCAGTCCCTGCGGGCGCTCGTCGGCGCCTGA
- a CDS encoding SIMPL domain-containing protein (The SIMPL domain is named for its presence in mouse protein SIMPL (signalling molecule that associates with mouse pelle-like kinase). Bacterial member BP26, from Brucella, was shown to assemble into a channel-like structure, while YggE from E. coli has been associated with resistance to oxidative stress.): MLTIAAGVAACAVGAPGAMAQQAATPAGPTITANGTATVKPVPVDAHDDASIAKSVKVAAAKALPLAVADARTHAAALAGAAGLQLGALVSISDAAQPGYPFFYSPQNGTFGNGHFCGQVRKTKTVVRKDGTRRRVVLKGTHKVCRVPSSVSAGVALTYAVAT, translated from the coding sequence GTGCTGACGATCGCGGCCGGGGTCGCCGCCTGCGCGGTGGGGGCGCCCGGAGCGATGGCGCAGCAGGCGGCCACGCCCGCCGGCCCCACGATCACCGCCAACGGCACGGCGACGGTCAAGCCGGTGCCCGTCGACGCCCACGACGACGCGTCGATCGCCAAGTCCGTGAAGGTCGCCGCGGCCAAGGCCCTGCCGCTGGCCGTCGCCGACGCCCGGACGCATGCGGCCGCCCTGGCCGGGGCCGCCGGTCTGCAGCTCGGCGCGCTGGTCTCGATCTCCGACGCCGCCCAGCCCGGCTATCCGTTCTTCTACTCGCCCCAGAACGGGACGTTCGGCAACGGCCACTTCTGCGGACAGGTGCGCAAGACCAAGACGGTCGTGCGCAAGGACGGCACGCGCCGCCGGGTGGTCCTCAAGGGCACGCACAAGGTCTGCCGCGTGCCGTCGTCGGTCTCGGCGGGCGTGGCGCTGACCTACGCGGTCGCCACGTGA
- a CDS encoding GlxA family transcriptional regulator translates to MAASSEIRVALLLLEGSILYDIGTVHTVFGPGRPGTARPETPYVLTLAAADPGPVTTAAGVVLHADAGLEVLQEADLVVVGGSTPPLVAAQRLALDALAAAHARGARVMSICTGAFALAHAGVLDGRRATTHWAYCEQLAAEFPTVDVDPGVLYLDDGDVLTSAGLAAGMDLCLHVVRGDLGADAATALARWNVVAPHRDGGQAQYIDHPVPAHEGGGLAGTRRWALERLHEPLTVEVLARHSHMSPRTFARRFVAETGEAPKRWLTTQRIHHARRLLESTDLPVEEVARRSGFGSAAALRVHFGRATATRPTTYRRAFRGVGGEVTPTA, encoded by the coding sequence ATGGCCGCGTCGTCGGAGATCCGCGTCGCCCTCCTGCTCCTCGAGGGCTCGATCCTGTACGACATCGGGACGGTGCACACGGTCTTCGGGCCGGGGCGACCCGGCACCGCGCGGCCCGAGACGCCCTACGTGCTGACGCTGGCCGCGGCCGACCCCGGGCCGGTGACGACGGCCGCCGGCGTCGTCCTGCACGCCGACGCCGGCCTCGAGGTGCTCCAGGAGGCCGACCTCGTGGTCGTCGGGGGCTCGACGCCGCCCCTCGTGGCCGCCCAGCGCCTCGCGCTGGACGCCCTGGCCGCCGCCCACGCCCGCGGCGCGCGCGTCATGTCGATCTGCACCGGCGCCTTCGCGCTGGCCCACGCGGGCGTGCTCGACGGGCGCCGCGCGACGACGCACTGGGCCTACTGCGAGCAGCTCGCCGCGGAGTTCCCGACGGTCGACGTCGACCCCGGCGTGCTCTACCTCGACGACGGCGACGTGCTGACCTCCGCCGGCCTGGCGGCGGGGATGGACCTCTGCCTGCACGTCGTGCGCGGCGACCTCGGCGCCGACGCCGCGACCGCGCTGGCGCGCTGGAACGTCGTCGCGCCCCACCGCGACGGCGGCCAGGCGCAGTACATCGACCACCCCGTCCCCGCGCACGAGGGCGGCGGCCTGGCCGGCACGCGCCGCTGGGCCCTGGAGCGCCTGCACGAGCCGCTGACCGTCGAGGTCCTGGCCCGCCACTCGCACATGAGCCCGCGGACGTTCGCCCGGCGCTTCGTGGCCGAGACCGGCGAGGCCCCCAAGCGCTGGCTGACGACCCAGCGCATCCATCACGCGCGCCGCCTGCTGGAGTCCACCGACCTCCCCGTCGAGGAGGTCGCGCGGCGCTCGGGCTTCGGCAGCGCCGCCGCGCTGCGCGTGCACTTCGGGCGGGCGACCGCCACGCGCCCCACGACCTACCGCCGGGCGTTCCGCGGCGTGGGCGGCGAGGTCACGCCGACGGCGTGA
- the ispH gene encoding 4-hydroxy-3-methylbut-2-enyl diphosphate reductase — translation MSQGAPNPLLILAPMGIEAEAARRGAPWAQVKRFGVGPKRARLAAALAHEANDGPVVIAGVCGALDPRLRAGDVILASELRGPTGTVPCTDPAILAGVLRRAGLTVHVGPIASSQRLVMRDRRRALHRSGALAVDMESSWLAAEAAGTALVTMRVVLDTPDRELHRPWYVARDAILALRTLRRACRLLWQWSEAQLERELVLAAPRASCAGVSRAIDTVERLLREHGAPIYVRRQIVHNAHVVADLEARGAIFVEELDEVPDGATVVFSAHGVSPAVREEARARGLDAIDATCPLVAKVHSEARRYAQAGLDIVLVGHEEHEEVEGTLGEAPEHIQVIASIDEVDALQVADPSRIAYLTQTTLAVDETADVVDALRDRFPELVGPRTDDICYATQNRQDGVRALAETCDRILVVGSSNSSNSRRLVEVAQRAGCPAMLIDHAADLPPEFLAGARRIGITAGASAPERLVQDLVSALEGLGRVTVSEHEVTVEDVRFKPPRRRPREH, via the coding sequence ATGAGCCAGGGCGCCCCCAACCCGCTGCTCATCCTGGCCCCGATGGGGATCGAGGCCGAGGCGGCCCGCCGCGGCGCCCCCTGGGCGCAGGTCAAGCGCTTCGGCGTGGGCCCCAAGCGCGCGCGCCTGGCCGCCGCGCTGGCCCACGAGGCCAACGACGGCCCGGTGGTCATCGCCGGCGTCTGCGGGGCGCTGGACCCGAGGCTGCGCGCCGGCGACGTCATCCTGGCCAGCGAGCTGCGCGGGCCCACGGGGACCGTGCCCTGCACCGACCCCGCCATCCTGGCCGGGGTGCTGCGGCGCGCCGGGCTGACCGTCCACGTCGGGCCCATCGCCTCCAGCCAGCGGCTCGTCATGCGCGACCGCCGGCGCGCGCTGCACCGCAGCGGCGCGCTGGCCGTCGACATGGAGTCCTCATGGCTGGCGGCCGAGGCCGCCGGCACCGCGCTGGTCACGATGCGCGTGGTGCTCGACACCCCCGACCGCGAGCTGCACCGCCCCTGGTACGTCGCCCGCGACGCGATCCTGGCGCTGCGCACGCTGCGGCGCGCCTGCCGGCTGCTGTGGCAGTGGTCGGAGGCCCAGCTCGAGCGCGAGCTGGTCCTCGCCGCGCCCCGTGCGTCGTGCGCCGGGGTCTCGCGGGCCATCGACACCGTCGAGCGCCTGCTGCGCGAGCACGGCGCGCCGATCTACGTGCGCCGCCAGATCGTCCACAACGCCCACGTCGTCGCCGACCTCGAGGCCCGCGGCGCCATCTTCGTCGAGGAGCTCGACGAGGTCCCCGACGGGGCGACGGTCGTCTTCTCGGCCCACGGCGTGTCGCCCGCAGTGCGCGAGGAGGCCCGGGCGCGCGGGCTGGACGCGATCGACGCGACGTGCCCGCTGGTGGCCAAGGTCCACAGCGAGGCACGGCGCTACGCCCAGGCCGGGCTGGACATCGTCCTCGTCGGCCACGAGGAGCACGAGGAGGTCGAGGGCACGCTCGGCGAGGCCCCGGAGCACATCCAGGTCATCGCGTCGATCGACGAGGTCGACGCCCTGCAGGTCGCCGACCCGTCCAGGATCGCCTACCTGACCCAGACCACGCTGGCGGTCGACGAGACCGCCGATGTCGTCGACGCCCTGCGCGACCGCTTCCCCGAGCTCGTCGGTCCGCGCACCGACGACATCTGCTACGCCACCCAGAACCGCCAGGACGGCGTGCGGGCGCTCGCCGAGACCTGTGACCGCATCCTCGTGGTCGGGTCGTCGAACTCGTCGAACTCGCGCCGGCTGGTCGAGGTCGCCCAGCGGGCGGGCTGTCCTGCCATGCTGATCGACCATGCCGCCGACCTCCCGCCCGAATTCCTGGCCGGCGCCCGCCGCATCGGCATCACCGCCGGCGCGTCGGCCCCCGAGCGACTCGTGCAAGATCTGGTCTCCGCGCTGGAGGGCCTCGGCCGGGTGACGGTGTCCGAGCACGAGGTCACCGTCGAAGATGTCCGTTTCAAACCGCCGCGCCGCCGGCCAAGGGAGCATTGA
- a CDS encoding phytoene/squalene synthase family protein, which produces MSVSAAVSEAYRTCEETTRREAANFFYGIRLLPADKRRAMSAAYALARRIDDIGDGDLPAEEKLAALRHARDGVAHLRSGVLNGHTDAILVALADAQERFALPTEAFDELIDGVELDVRGATYETFADLHHYCICVAGSIGRLCVAIFGSSDPVRAAALADDLGVAMQLTNILRDVREDRANGRVYLPAEDLRRFDLPDPVTGPPERIAGLVRFEAGRNREWFARGMQLVPLLTDARSKACLLAMTGIYRRILTRIEADPVVVTRERLSLSAWEKARVAAVSLARSTT; this is translated from the coding sequence ATGAGCGTGTCGGCCGCCGTCAGCGAGGCCTACCGGACCTGCGAGGAGACCACGCGCCGCGAGGCGGCGAACTTCTTCTACGGCATCCGGCTGCTGCCCGCCGACAAGCGCCGGGCGATGAGCGCCGCCTACGCGCTGGCACGGCGCATCGACGACATCGGCGACGGCGACCTGCCCGCCGAGGAGAAGCTCGCGGCGCTGCGCCACGCCCGCGACGGCGTCGCGCACCTGCGCAGCGGCGTGCTCAACGGCCACACCGACGCGATCCTCGTCGCGCTGGCCGACGCCCAGGAGCGCTTCGCGCTGCCCACGGAGGCCTTCGACGAGCTCATCGACGGCGTCGAGCTCGACGTGCGGGGCGCGACCTATGAGACGTTCGCCGACCTGCACCACTACTGCATCTGCGTGGCCGGCTCGATCGGGCGACTGTGCGTCGCCATCTTCGGGTCCTCGGACCCCGTGCGCGCCGCGGCGCTGGCCGACGACCTCGGCGTGGCCATGCAGCTCACGAACATCCTGCGCGACGTCCGCGAGGACCGCGCCAACGGCCGGGTCTACCTGCCCGCCGAGGACCTGCGCCGCTTCGACCTGCCCGACCCCGTCACGGGGCCGCCGGAACGGATCGCCGGGCTCGTGCGCTTCGAGGCCGGGCGCAACCGCGAGTGGTTCGCCCGCGGCATGCAGCTCGTCCCGCTGCTCACCGACGCGCGCAGCAAGGCCTGCCTGCTGGCGATGACCGGCATCTACCGCCGGATCCTCACCCGCATCGAGGCCGACCCGGTCGTCGTGACCCGCGAGCGCCTGTCGCTCTCGGCGTGGGAGAAGGCGCGCGTCGCCGCCGTCAGCCTGGCCCGGAGCACGACGTGA
- a CDS encoding YbhB/YbcL family Raf kinase inhibitor-like protein, producing MANDPFHRLPEVPSFALTSTDVTDGEPLPGVTMSGLFGVPGGEDRSPQLSWSGAPEGTKGYAVTMYDPDAPTQSGFWHWAVYDLPASVTELAAGAGDEGGPGLPDGAVQLKNDAGGARFLGAAPPAGHGSHRYVFAVHALDTESLAGDGVTPDSTPAFLGFVISGHILGRAVLTATAEITG from the coding sequence ATGGCCAACGACCCCTTCCACCGCCTCCCCGAGGTGCCCTCCTTCGCCCTGACGAGCACCGACGTCACCGACGGCGAGCCGCTGCCCGGCGTGACGATGTCGGGCCTGTTCGGGGTTCCGGGCGGCGAGGACCGCTCGCCGCAGCTGTCCTGGAGCGGGGCGCCCGAGGGGACCAAGGGCTACGCCGTCACGATGTACGACCCCGACGCGCCGACCCAGTCGGGCTTCTGGCACTGGGCGGTGTACGACCTGCCCGCGTCGGTGACCGAGCTGGCGGCGGGCGCCGGTGACGAGGGCGGCCCGGGCCTGCCCGACGGGGCCGTGCAGCTGAAGAACGACGCGGGCGGCGCGCGCTTCCTCGGCGCGGCGCCGCCGGCCGGCCACGGCTCGCACCGCTACGTGTTCGCCGTGCACGCGCTCGACACCGAGTCGCTGGCCGGCGACGGCGTCACGCCGGACTCCACGCCCGCGTTCCTGGGGTTCGTCATCTCCGGGCACATCCTCGGCCGCGCCGTGCTGACGGCGACCGCCGAGATCACCGGCTGA
- the hpnE gene encoding hydroxysqualene dehydroxylase HpnE, translating into MSTPPHIAVVGGGLAGITAALDCAATGAAVTLAEVRPRLGGAAYSYTRGDLRLDNGQHVFLRCCNAYRALLGRLGREDDVVLQPRLDLPILAPGRRPVRLRRSGLPAPLQLAGALARYGLLSRADRLGVVRAMLALRAVDTDDRRVDARSFGDWLREHRQSPEAIERVWRLIATPTLNLEPDDASLAQAAYVFQRALLQDAGAGDIGWSRVPLSDLHDGPARRALAAAGVDVRLRARVDGVARAGEGGFALSGLGAPLRADAVVLAVPPERAGPLLVEGALPDPGAPARLGRSPIVNLHLVYDRRVLDEPMAVAVDAPVSWMFDRTDGSGLERGQLVSLSLSAADDLADTPAEQLRDRAVGALRDLLPAAAGAQVQAFHVTREHAATFRVAPGARALRPPARTAVDGFVLAGGWTDTGWPATMESAVLSGHAAAAEAIAATHRTSRPAAVAA; encoded by the coding sequence GTGAGCACCCCGCCGCACATCGCCGTCGTGGGTGGGGGGCTGGCCGGGATCACCGCGGCGCTGGACTGCGCGGCGACCGGCGCCGCCGTGACGCTCGCCGAGGTCCGCCCGCGCCTGGGCGGCGCCGCGTACTCCTACACCCGCGGCGACCTGCGCCTCGACAACGGCCAGCACGTGTTCCTGCGCTGCTGCAACGCCTACCGCGCGCTGCTCGGGCGGCTGGGGCGCGAGGACGACGTCGTGCTGCAGCCGCGGCTGGACCTGCCGATCCTGGCGCCGGGCCGGCGCCCGGTGCGCCTGCGCCGCTCCGGGCTGCCGGCGCCGCTGCAGCTGGCCGGGGCGCTGGCGCGCTACGGGCTGCTCTCCCGGGCCGACCGCCTCGGCGTGGTCCGCGCGATGCTCGCGCTGCGCGCCGTCGACACCGACGACCGGCGCGTCGACGCGCGCTCGTTCGGCGACTGGCTGCGGGAGCACCGCCAGTCGCCGGAGGCGATCGAGCGGGTGTGGCGCCTCATCGCCACCCCGACGCTGAACCTCGAGCCCGACGACGCGTCGCTGGCCCAGGCCGCCTACGTCTTCCAGCGGGCGCTGCTGCAGGACGCCGGCGCCGGCGACATCGGCTGGTCGCGCGTCCCCCTGTCGGACCTGCACGACGGGCCCGCTCGCCGGGCGCTGGCGGCCGCCGGGGTCGACGTGCGGCTGCGCGCCCGCGTGGACGGGGTCGCCCGCGCCGGGGAGGGCGGGTTCGCCCTGTCGGGGCTGGGCGCGCCGCTGCGGGCCGACGCCGTGGTCCTCGCCGTCCCGCCCGAGCGCGCCGGCCCGCTCCTCGTCGAGGGCGCGCTGCCCGACCCCGGCGCGCCCGCCCGCCTGGGCCGCTCGCCGATCGTCAACCTGCACCTCGTCTACGACCGGCGGGTCCTGGACGAGCCGATGGCCGTCGCCGTCGACGCGCCGGTCTCCTGGATGTTCGATCGCACGGACGGCTCGGGCCTGGAACGCGGCCAGCTCGTGTCGCTGTCGCTCTCGGCCGCCGACGACCTCGCGGACACGCCCGCCGAGCAGCTGCGCGACCGCGCCGTCGGCGCGCTGCGCGACCTGCTGCCCGCCGCGGCCGGCGCGCAGGTCCAGGCCTTCCACGTCACGCGCGAGCACGCGGCGACGTTCCGCGTCGCCCCCGGCGCCCGTGCGCTGCGCCCGCCGGCGCGCACGGCGGTCGACGGCTTCGTGCTGGCCGGCGGCTGGACCGACACGGGCTGGCCGGCGACGATGGAGAGCGCGGTGCTCAGCGGCCACGCCGCGGCGGCCGAGGCGATCGCGGCGACCCACCGGACCTCCCGCCCCGCGGCGGTGGCGGCATGA
- a CDS encoding amylosucrase: MQNVHAMRPEVRAEFTEAVRHLDGDAAFLTRLERFYTELRDPLVALYGDDARLSGQLAQLLEAMARTARERSPELRRLDHEREITPDWLLREQAVGYVAYTDRFAGTLAGVRERLPYLRELGITYLHLMPLLATRPEPNDGGYAVVDYARVQPELGSMDDLRALAAELRAHGMALCVDVVVNHTAREHPWAQAAMAGDERRLAYYRTFADRGEPDAYAATLPDIFPDTAPGSFTYEPELRRWVWTTFNPYQWDLDYRNPEVLREMAEVLLGLAAAGIDVLRLDAVPFLWKRLGTDCQNQPEVHDLLQALRAVVRIAAPAVAFKAEAIVGPEQLVAYLGTGRHEGKECDLAYNNVLMALLWSSLASGRAPLLAHVVARMPPVPPGTGWVTYVRCHDDIGWAIGDEAAAAVGEDAHLHRRFLSDFYAGDFPGSFAGGARFQPEPSGEARTSGTAASLCGLDAAVRSGDRAATELAVRRVLLLYALAFGHGGLPLIYMGDELGLGNDPHWADPPAHRDDNRWMHRPPMDWAAAARRRAPDSPEAELWHGLRRLIEVRRATRATHAQGLGLPVRTGNDHVYGLLRSHAGDRLLLLANLTARPQHVHHGVADAHGLVLRAADATRADGRPLGEDGEHVVLAPYQVLWIRD, from the coding sequence GTGCAGAACGTCCACGCGATGCGCCCCGAGGTCCGGGCCGAGTTCACCGAGGCGGTCAGGCACCTCGACGGCGACGCGGCGTTCCTGACGCGCCTGGAGCGCTTCTACACCGAGCTGCGCGACCCGCTCGTCGCGCTCTACGGCGACGACGCGCGGCTGTCCGGGCAGCTCGCGCAGCTGCTGGAGGCCATGGCGCGCACGGCGCGCGAGCGCTCGCCCGAGCTCCGCCGCCTCGATCACGAGCGCGAGATCACCCCGGACTGGCTGCTGCGCGAGCAGGCCGTCGGCTACGTGGCCTACACCGACCGCTTCGCCGGCACGCTGGCCGGCGTGCGCGAGCGCCTGCCCTACCTGCGCGAGCTCGGCATCACCTACCTGCACCTCATGCCGCTGCTGGCCACGCGGCCCGAGCCCAACGACGGCGGCTACGCCGTGGTCGACTACGCCCGCGTGCAGCCCGAGCTGGGCTCCATGGACGACCTCCGCGCCCTGGCCGCCGAGCTGCGCGCGCACGGCATGGCGCTGTGCGTCGACGTCGTCGTCAACCACACGGCGCGCGAGCACCCCTGGGCGCAGGCCGCGATGGCTGGCGACGAGCGGCGGCTGGCCTACTACCGGACGTTCGCCGACCGCGGCGAGCCCGACGCGTACGCCGCGACGCTGCCGGACATCTTCCCCGACACCGCGCCGGGCAGCTTCACCTACGAGCCCGAGCTGCGCCGCTGGGTGTGGACGACGTTCAACCCGTACCAGTGGGACCTCGACTACCGCAACCCGGAGGTCCTGCGCGAGATGGCCGAGGTGCTGCTCGGGCTCGCCGCCGCCGGCATCGACGTGCTGCGACTGGACGCCGTGCCGTTCCTGTGGAAGCGGCTGGGCACCGACTGCCAGAACCAGCCCGAGGTCCACGACCTGCTGCAGGCGCTGCGCGCCGTCGTGCGGATCGCGGCGCCCGCCGTCGCGTTCAAGGCCGAGGCCATCGTCGGCCCCGAGCAGCTCGTGGCCTACCTGGGCACGGGCCGCCACGAGGGCAAGGAGTGCGACCTGGCCTACAACAACGTGCTCATGGCCCTGCTGTGGAGCTCGCTGGCCTCGGGCCGCGCGCCGCTGCTGGCCCACGTCGTCGCCCGGATGCCGCCGGTCCCGCCGGGCACGGGCTGGGTGACCTACGTGCGCTGCCACGACGACATCGGCTGGGCGATCGGCGACGAGGCGGCCGCGGCCGTGGGCGAGGACGCCCACCTGCACCGCCGCTTCCTGTCGGACTTCTACGCCGGCGACTTCCCGGGGTCCTTCGCCGGCGGCGCGCGCTTCCAGCCCGAGCCGTCCGGCGAGGCGCGCACGAGCGGCACCGCCGCCTCCCTCTGCGGGCTGGACGCCGCGGTGCGCTCCGGGGACCGCGCCGCCACCGAGCTCGCCGTGCGGCGCGTCCTGCTGCTCTACGCGCTGGCCTTCGGCCACGGCGGGCTGCCGCTGATCTACATGGGCGACGAGCTGGGCCTGGGCAACGACCCGCACTGGGCCGATCCGCCCGCCCACCGCGACGACAACCGCTGGATGCACCGGCCGCCGATGGACTGGGCGGCCGCCGCGCGCCGCCGCGCCCCCGACAGCCCCGAGGCGGAGCTGTGGCACGGCCTGCGCCGGCTCATCGAGGTCCGCCGCGCCACCCGGGCCACGCACGCCCAGGGCCTCGGCCTGCCCGTGCGGACCGGCAACGACCACGTCTACGGGCTCCTGCGCAGCCACGCGGGCGACCGGCTGCTCCTGCTGGCCAACCTGACCGCCCGTCCGCAGCACGTCCATCACGGCGTGGCGGACGCCCACGGCCTGGTGCTGCGGGCCGCCGACGCCACGCGCGCCGACGGGCGACCACTGGGCGAGGACGGCGAGCACGTCGTCCTCGCGCCCTACCAGGTGCTCTGGATCCGGGACTGA
- a CDS encoding MFS transporter, whose protein sequence is MHRAWIVAAAGFVALLAAAAIRATFGILMEPLMMEFGWSHGAISTAASVNLVVFGLSAPFAASLTERFGLRRVVSVALVLIVVSAAALTQVTRLWQLYVAWGLVAGAATGAVAPVLAATVAGRWFVARRGLVIGLLTAANSTGQLVFLPLMAHLTEHGDWRWTMAVVGGAALVALAAVAAALRDRPSDVGLAPYGGTAEPPPSGPRRAAVGVLRDIGRDPVFLALAASFFVCGATTVGLIAVHLIPAAHDHGIPAGQAAGLMALMGILDIAGTTGSGWLTDRHPARRLLVVYYAGRGVSLLILPAALSSRGPVLTAFTVFYGLDWIATVPPTVALVTQRFGREIGVVAFGWIFAAHQLGGAAAAWAAGAVRDGSGTYDGVFIVSGALCFAAALLLAGLRVRPRRLAPASAPA, encoded by the coding sequence ATGCACCGCGCCTGGATCGTCGCCGCCGCCGGCTTCGTCGCGCTCCTCGCCGCCGCGGCGATCCGCGCCACGTTCGGCATCCTCATGGAGCCGCTCATGATGGAGTTCGGCTGGAGCCACGGCGCGATCTCCACCGCTGCGTCGGTCAACCTGGTGGTCTTCGGGCTCTCGGCGCCGTTCGCCGCCTCGCTGACCGAGCGCTTCGGGCTGCGCCGCGTCGTGTCGGTCGCGCTCGTGCTCATCGTCGTCAGCGCCGCGGCGCTGACCCAGGTCACCCGGCTCTGGCAGCTCTACGTCGCCTGGGGCCTGGTCGCGGGCGCGGCGACGGGCGCCGTGGCGCCCGTGCTGGCCGCGACGGTCGCCGGGCGCTGGTTCGTCGCGCGCCGCGGCCTGGTCATCGGCCTGCTGACCGCGGCGAACTCCACGGGCCAGCTCGTCTTCCTGCCGCTCATGGCCCACCTGACCGAGCACGGCGACTGGCGCTGGACGATGGCCGTCGTCGGCGGCGCCGCGCTCGTCGCGCTGGCCGCCGTGGCCGCGGCGCTGCGCGACCGGCCCTCCGACGTCGGCCTGGCGCCCTACGGCGGGACCGCCGAGCCGCCGCCCAGCGGGCCGCGGCGCGCCGCGGTCGGCGTCCTGCGCGACATCGGGCGCGACCCGGTCTTCCTCGCGCTGGCCGCCTCGTTCTTCGTCTGCGGGGCCACGACGGTCGGGCTCATCGCCGTGCACCTGATCCCCGCCGCCCACGACCACGGGATCCCGGCGGGCCAGGCCGCCGGCCTCATGGCCCTCATGGGGATCCTCGACATCGCGGGCACGACGGGCTCGGGCTGGCTGACCGACCGCCACCCGGCGCGGCGCCTGCTCGTCGTCTACTACGCCGGCCGCGGCGTCTCGCTGCTCATCCTGCCGGCGGCGCTGTCCAGCCGCGGGCCGGTGCTCACGGCGTTCACGGTGTTCTACGGCCTGGACTGGATCGCGACCGTGCCGCCCACCGTGGCGCTCGTGACCCAGCGCTTCGGGCGCGAGATCGGCGTGGTGGCGTTCGGCTGGATCTTCGCCGCCCACCAGCTGGGCGGCGCGGCGGCCGCCTGGGCCGCGGGCGCCGTGCGCGACGGTTCGGGCACCTACGACGGCGTGTTCATCGTCTCGGGGGCGCTGTGCTTCGCGGCGGCCCTGCTGCTCGCCGGCCTGCGCGTGCGGCCGCGCCGGCTGGCACCGGCGTCCGCGCCCGCCTGA